Genomic DNA from Danio rerio strain Tuebingen ecotype United States chromosome 5, GRCz12tu, whole genome shotgun sequence:
TCACTCCATTTCACCTGGttaacatatacaaacaaacaaacaaacaaacaaacaaacaaacaaacaaacaaacaaacaaataaataaataagtaaaccaatAAGTTTTGGCATTTACTTGTAGATCAGTTTAAGACAATCACATAGTTCATCTATCTCAGATATAAACTCATGTGATTAGGCATGAAACACACTAAAATCATGGGCTTAAAGATGGTGCTGAAACTTTGGACAGCTTTTTGCAACTCTTTGGAGGTAGTGTCATTAGTTGATGTAGTCCACAAATCTTCCTGTCAATTCTTAATCCTTAGCTGTAAATAAACCTTCAAAAATGCCAGTGTTTGAAAAAGGAATGAAACAGTACAGAACAAGTGCATAACAGTTTATATCTTCTAATCTAATTTTCTTAGGTGAACATCACAGAGctgttttcttgttaatttagtttcaacacatacagtttaaagtacctCGTGCATTCTTGAAATGGTTATGCTTATGGTTCATATCTACTTAAATTGGCAGTATATCTAGTGTGAAAGCAGAACAGATGAAGGGCTCTTCCTTGCAAATACTATCCACCTTGTATTGCACAGACTCCCACTCAAGAATAtctcagaaaaatgtctgctgagatcttagcagtccattaaaaataattataccaacatattttccaccaatggaaagaatataaaaatactttaggatatattaatacttgcatgaccaaatctgagataaaaaggccatcagtatgccttagtttaaataaaaccaaaattttactCTAGCCCACTGTCACCTAGGTCTACAGATACAGGAACTAATGGAAACAATGAAGTACACACTGACAGTCACTGGAGCAAGGCCCTCTCACAGTTGGGAAGATTGGAGTTCCTATGAGCTGTaccagataaaaacaacaaaaaaaatgtacatttataacatttctaacttatcctaagactagtagacaagcagcataagcagttctaatttcctaaaccccaatgtgggcagttgatggcctataaggtgtcataaaatcagacaaaacaaaatactttctgaaaaagaaaaaaaatggttggcCACTATCACCACCCAGAACAATTAGTTTTAAACAGTTAGGCCACAATATTTTGTGAGCTTATGCtgtagttttttaatgtttgtcataaacaatagtaatagtaaaactaatgcgtttctttctgttattacaatagtagtgaaagaataaatgcattttatctcatacaatcacatatgcctaaacaatgtagatatttaatatacatgGAATGAAAAACTTCACTAACCCTTGACTGATTCCAGAGTGGTCTTGGCCTTCCTTACATGGTGGGGCTTTCTGCAGATCACCAAGTTGTCATCAAAACTTGAGCTTATAATTGAGATCTTGATGATAAATCTGAGTATTGAGGAATCACTCATGGTGATAGGCAGAAACAGGCTGAAAGACACaagaattaatcaaacaaatataaatgtgttaacagagatagagagagagacaagtgcaatttaacatataaacatgggtaaagtgattttactttttgcttattagaaaacaaaattggatttttaaagaaatctaaagaacctgaaaagagcaaagaaaaaatattcatatctgaacagtgaacaccttataatgtacacctgtatatatatatatatatatatatatatatatatatatatatatatatatatatatatatatatatatatgtgtgtgtgtgtgtgtgtgtgtgtggtagattaagctatttttttgtttagttttgtgttgtacaatgaataaaatgtgctcagacgggcaaaatttctgcctttttcctttaaaggcatggaaaataattgtttttacaataaacctttggaaacacttgatgttctttaatattgaaacaattacgaatacatttgtattattagagttgcatattgcatattatatatagattttgcacgaattctattgtggaaaacaacaatctggttacactgttccttatcttaaaatgtataacttatattgttctaatgcatgaccaacgttatatgtgagaaaaatatgtttttaataaatgaacttgatgtaattagataacgttGCTAGTtcacagtacatgctttatcaacaaatcgtgtttatttgtttactttttacttaccttgtggaaaaccgcagtgaaccttgggatcgcaatgaaccttgggatagcgagcatagactgtaaaaaatagatcgccacatacaatgactccaactttaataaataatttaaaatgaaaaatatcagccgaaaacatttttaaacttagtacttgaaatttaatatttttgttaaagtaaaaaaataataaataatatgaatgaatcaaagttttattaggcatagttaccctaaactggacaaccgaatatattttcactcattaaatataaagtaaatgataacatatttataaacaccaactaatctccaataaaaaatatattatgcagcattaacgtaatatttaatgttgacagttgaactcatctgagaactcaccgctgatgcagtttgaccaatagcagagcggcgttaaactcaccgtgaagggatgtcacgtgggccgaagtttattcatacagtagtttcgaccccgtttacagacgcttttcataaacaaaataaaaattacatatttttaaaataagaaaactgtgataataggcgtaaatcaggttttaaaaagtttgttgacatctattggtaattatacgagcctccagcgtctccctatgacgcctcaggctcaggcacagattctatagggaatccctgcacgtctaaatatgacgctaaaggggtaccctgtgcgtcaataactgacgccgagggttcctgaccaagcgtcagtatatgacgagttgggagtgagaacgtgTTGTCAGGGACTGAGAAAGGATTATCCGACCGATCGGAACCTTGATCTGCTCTCACTATCATTTGTCGCACATTAGGAGCTCGTTTAAAAACAATTCGTGGAGGATCTTTACAACAGTGTCTCATAACAGGGTCTGAATTTAATATATGCCAATGTCTACGTACTATATTTGCAAACTCATTACTTAAAGCCGAATATTGAATAATACAAGAAATCCGTGTGTTAGTAGGTTTTAGTGTTTTTCGAACCAAGGCTTCTTTTTGATCCATATTTTCGAAACGGGCCGCAGCTTCCTTAATCCATTTTGTAGAATAACCTCTATCATAAAAACGTTGACATAATTCCTTACGTTGTTTTTCAAACGTTTCCGTGTCACTACAGATCCGTCGAATTCTTTTAAACTGACTAATTGGCAAGCTTTTCTTTAATTTAGTGGGATGGAAACtcagaccatgtaaaaatgtatttttatcagTAGGCTTTCTATATAAATCTGTCACCAATTTACTCCCATCTTTTATTATCAGCAAGTCTAAAAAACTCACTTGCGAGGGGTTGAACTCAATAGTAAATTTAAGATGTTCACTAGTGTGGTTTAAAAATTGCTGAAAAACAAGCAAATCATTTTCTGAGCCACACCAAATCATGAAAATATCATCTATATATCGCCGCCACAGAAGAATATTAGACAAATATGAATTAACTGTTGGATTAAAAACATATTCATGTTCAAAAAAGCCCATATACAAATTCGCATAATTAGGAGCCATAGTGCTTCCCATTGCAGTACCTTTAATTTGTAGAAAAGTCATCTTTGTACATGAAATAGTTTTTTGTAAGCACTAATTTAGTTAATTCTTTAAGACATTCGATAGTAGGTTTCTTATCACTTAAAAACTCGcgtagaaaaaaaatcaatagcttGTATACCGCCATCATGTGGAATGTTGGTATATAACGATTCCACATCTAAGGTAACCAGTAATGTTGGAATTTGCGGAAGTGAGACAgactgtaatattttaatcatatcCTGTGAGTCCTGTACAAAAGAGGGAAGACTTTGAACATGAggttttaaaaatgaatcaaCAAAGACTGAAATTTTCTCAATTAGAGAGCCCATACCAGCAATAATGGGTCTTCCAGGAGGTTTAGccaaatttttatgtattttaggtAGAATATATATTACCGGTGTGATTGGATAATCAACTTTTAAAAACTCAAATTCTTTGTTGGTCACATCTCCTCTTAGAAGAAAAGTTTGTAAAGAGTcataaatttcttttttaaaattattcgtaGGATCACCTCTTAGTTTAGTATAGAAAGATTGATTTTGAAGTTGTCGATAAATTTCTTGATCGTAATATTGAGTATCCATCACCACAATTGAGCCCCCCTTATCCGCCGGTTTAATAACCACAGATTTATCATTCTTTATATCGTGCAAAGCATTCCTTTGAGCTACAGGCATATTGTTAAAAACAGTATATTCGCGTTTTTTGTTGAGAACTTGTCCCACATCTCTTTCAACCAATCTGCAATACATCTCAACAGAAAAGTTTTTGTATTTAGGAGGCATAAAAGTCGATTTTTTATGAAAAGCCCCAGGATCAATTGCTAGATTATTAACGGGAGGGGAATTAGTATTATGCTGTGTGGGAGGACACAAATTGAGTCTACTATCATTACTCGAAAAGAATTCTTTAAGACGTAAAGTTCtaaaaaatttttgaaaatccagaaaaacattaaattcatTACAATATGTAGTGGGTACAAAAGACAAACCTTTCTCTAGAGCTTGTAAACAGTCAGATGATAAGGGTTTACTGGAAAGGTTCACTACATTTTGACAGTTCAGTGAGGAGGCAACTTGTGACGTGTCCCGTATTGGTGATCTCTTCTTACCCCTTCTGCATGCCTTCTTCTTCCTCTTGCTCTGCGAGGGGGATGAATGAAATGAGAAGCATGCCTTGTCATGTTCTCTCCTAAAAAAGATGATGACGAGGAAGAGCCTCTGCTTCGTGAATCAAAGTCTGTGTCATTACCAGATGTCAGTTCAGGTTCAGTCCTGCTGTGATAGTACCGCGCACCATGAGTCGAATTACCGCGTCTCCAGGTGTAGACCCGCTGCATCTTGTAGTCTTCTGCGTCTCGATGGAATTCATGTTTTTCACATTGTCTAagatgtatattattgtatgcaATTGTTCCTGTTTACCGGCTTGTTAGCTGATTGTGATAATTGACTGCAGGTGTTGTGTAGAGCTGTTTGTCTATTTCTGGAGGACTTCCATTTGCAAcgctttacctgatgaagaccatgtcggtcgaaacgtagtgtttttgtaattatgactaataaaattttttgagagctaaagtggcagtgtgccgacctactttgaatcttttgctacttatgtttgttttttgatcgtgcacctgccttcaagttttttctagatgtgcgcacatttctgttttttgcaagATTTACGACTATTGTGCAGCACTCTTCCATTAAGACTCTCACTGTTAAACGGAAGACAAGATGGCAACAAGCTCTACTTTTGAGTTTTCGGAAGATGACTAtgataagattatttttaaaGAATCTCTCTTTGAAGATACACCGACATCTGCTGCAAATGAAGATGTAAAACGCACACTTAATCATCTTTTCACAAGAGAAACAAAACTTTTCCTGCATGCGGTGACTTTGAGTGATTACCTTCGAAATAAAAGAATTCCACGAGGACTTCGAATACAAAAAGGACCGACTTTGGGCAGGAACAATACGGCCTTCTGTGACAAGTGGTGTGAGATCACAAACAAATGCTCATTTGACTTGATGGTACTTCTTATTCAAGAAATCACTGAGCAGCTGTCTGACGTTCGTAAAGAGATCAAGTCGAAACAGGAAAGTTTTGAGAACTCTTTTAATGATACAGACAAATTGAAAGATATCATTGCTGAATGTGAACTACAGAAAACACAACTTGAAGCTGAATTAAAGGCAGTGAAAAAGAAGAAGTTCCATCGAGACGCAGAAGACTACAAGATGCAGCGGGTCTACACCTGGAGACGCGGTAATTCGACTCATGGTGCGCGGTACTATCACAGCAGGACTGAACCTGAACTGACATCTGGTAATGACACAGACTTTGATTCACGAAGCAGAGGCTCTTCCTCGTCATCATCTTTTTTAGGAGAGAACATGACAAGGCATGCTTCTCATTTCATTCATCCCCCTCGCAGAGCAAGAGGAAGAAGAAGGCATGCAGAAGGGGTAAGAAGAGATCACCAATACGGGACACGTCACAAGTTGCCTCCTCACTGAACTGTCAAAATGTAGTGAACCTTTCCAGTAAACCCTTATCATCTGACTGTTTACAAGCTCTAGAGAAAGGTTTGTCTTTTGTACCCACTACATATTGTAATGAATTTTAATGTTTTTCTGgattttcaaaaattttttaGAACTTTACGTCTTAAAGAATTCTTTTCGAGTAATGATAGTAGACTCAATTTGTGTCCTCCCACACAGCATAATACTAATTCCCCTCCCGTTAATAATCTAGCAATTGATCCTGGGGCTTTTCATAAAAAATCGACTTTTATGCCtcctaaaaacaaaaacttttctgTTGAGACGTATTGCAGATTGGTTGAAAGAGATGTGGGACAAGTTCTCAACAAAAAACGCGAATATACTGTTTTTAACAATATGCCTGTAGCTCAAAGGAATGCTTTGCACGATATAAAGAATGATAAATCTGTGGTTATTAAACCGGCGGATAAGGGGGGCTCAATTGTGGTGATGGATACTCAATATTACGATCAAGAAATTTATCGACAACTTCAAAATCAATCTTTCTATACTAAACTAAGAGGTGATCCtacgaataattttaaaaaagaaatttatgACTCTTTACAAACTTTTCTTCTAAGAGGAGATGTGACCAACAAAGAATTTGAGTTTTTAAAAGTTGATTATCCAATCACACCGGTAATATATATTCTacctaaaatacataaaaatttggCTAAACCTCCTGGAAGACCCATTATTGCTGGTATGGGCTCTCTAATTGAGAAAATTTCAGTCTTTGttgattcatttttaaaaccTCATGTTCAAAGTCTTCCCTCTTTTGTACAGGACTCACAGGATATGATTAAAACATTACAGTCTGTCTCACTTCCGCAAATTCCAACATTACTGGTTACCTTAGATGTGGAATCGTTATATACCAACATTCCACATGATGGCGGTATACAAGCTATTGATTTTTTTCTACGCGAGTTTTTAAGTGATAAGAAACCTACTATCGAATGTCTTAAAGAATTAACTAAATTAGTGCTTACAAAAAACTATTTCATGTACAAAGATGACTATTTTCTACAAATTAAAGGTACTGCAATGGGAAGCACTATGGCTCCTAATTATGCGAATTTGTATATGGGCTTTTTTGAACATGAATATGTTTTTAATCCAACAGTTAATTCATATTTGTCTAATATTCTTCTGTGGCGGCGATATATAGATGATATTTTCATGATTTGGTGTGGCTCAGAAAATGATTTGCTTGTTTTTCAGCAATTTTTAAACCACACTAGTGAACATCTTAAATTTACTATTGAGTTCAACCCCTCGCAAGTGAGTTTTTTAGACTTGCTGATAATAAAAGATGGGAGTAAATTGGTGACAGATTTATATAGAAAGCCTactgataaaaataaatttttacatgGTCTGAGTTTCCATCCCACTAAATTAAAGAAAAGCTTGCCAATTAGTCAGTTTAAAAGAATTCGACGGATCTGTAGTGACACGGAAACGTTTGAAAAACAACGTAAGGAATTATGTCAACGTTTTTATGATAGAGGTTATTCTACAAAATGGATTAAGGAAGCTGCGGCCCGTTTCGAAAATATGGATCAAAAAGAAGCCTTGGTTCGAAAAACACTAAAACCTACTAACACACGGATTTCTTGTATTATTCAATATTCGGCTTTAAGTAATGAGTTTGCAAATATAGTACGTAGACATTGGCATATATTAAATTCAGACCCTGTTATGAGACACTGTTGTAAAGATCCTCCACGAATTGTTTTTAAACGAGCTCCTAATGTGCGACAAATGATAGTGAGAGCAGATCAAGGTTCCGATCGGTCGGATAATCCTTTCTCAGTCCCTGAAGGTAACTATAGATGTGGTCAATGCGCACAGTGTAACTTTACAACTAAATGTTAGTTTTTTAGTCATCCACATTCAGGTAAACAATTAAAGATTAAAGGTGTGATTTCATGCAACACAAAAAATGTGATCTATATGATTAAATGTCCTTGTGGTTTAGCCTATATAGGTAAAACAAGACGGTGTTTAAAAACACGAATTGCTGAACACAGAAGTAATATACGATTAAACGATCAACGAAATCCTATCGCCGTTCATTTTAATGCATTGAAACATAACCTTGCGACTTTGCGATATATTGGCATTGAACAAGTGAAGGTGCCGAGAAGGGGAGGCGATGTTGACAGACTTTTATTACAGAGGGAAgcgttttacatttacacactaaACACTTTATCCCCGAGAGGTTTGAATttagattttgatttaaaatcttttttgtaaGTGTTTGTGCATTCTATATTGTTGTatacttttcccagagatgggttgcggttggaagggcatccgctgcgtagagacTTGCTGgattggttggcggttcattctgttgtggcgaccccggattggtaaggggactaagctgacaagagaatgaatgaatgaattgttgtatACTAAATATGTACATAATGTTTTTTGCCCCTAGGTCTACTGGCTTTGTTTGAGTGATGTAATTTTGTGCAGGTGTGATGTGCTATATCTATCTAGCCTATAGAATACTGTCTCCGAGGAATTCTATAGtgagaatttgtatttgtattttaaatgtctgtttgtaattgtattcatgtttttcacattgtctaagatgtatattattgtatgcaATTGTTCCTGTTTACCGGCTTGTTAGCTGATTGTGATAATTGACTGCAGGTGTTGTGTAGAGCTGTTTGTCTATTTCTGGAGGACTTCCATTTGCAAcgctttacctgatgaagacaatgtcggtcgaaacgtagtgtttttgtaattatgactaataaaattttttgagagctaaagtggcagtgtgccgacctactttgaatcttttgctaaaaaataacaaaaaacattattgtgtggacttaaaaatacaaaagaacTCCATTAGTGTGAGTTAGTAACCTCATTTCTTTGtgttgctacaagttaaatattgttttaaagcaactgacagatatatttacctttaaattacctgcatttttaaatttatgtaattatcaatattttcctgttttgaaaactttataaaattattttggcaacttaaaagttttaatctaatcagcatttttgaatttttaagttacaataatgtattaaactatgtagtggtaacagatctcttgagttattttttagagtgtaatttgCACAGCTTTCCTTATTAGTTGACGATAAAAGGCCGTCAGACTCAGAATTTGGATGACTAAATAACTTTATAAAGTCAATAGACTATAGTGTAATGAGTATTATAAGTGTGTAGTGTATAGTGTGTCACAACATTTGTGCCATTTACTTATTTTAGTGGCAAAACTAGCCACTTTGACAATGTTTTTTACTGCGCCAGCACctacaaaatgttttatttactgtatttttgacctCCAGTATATACCTATCGTTACATTATGGTGTAGGATTCATTAATAAAGCATTGTAAATACAAGTATGTACTAATATATATTGTCCAATACACatcatctagatcaggggtgtccaaactcggtcctggagggcctgtcctgcatgttttagttccaaccccaattaatcacacctgaacaagctaatcaagctctttctaggtatactagaaactttaaggcaggtgtgctgaaggaagttggagctaaactatgctggacaccggccctccaggaccgagtttggacactcctgatcTAGATGCACTGGGATGCAatatccaacccgggctcattgtggaaacgtagtcccgcggacgtttctggagaccgcggaatacgtcccggcgggtacgtacggctgcagtttttgttttcgcgaatccacgagaggccgctgttgtgcgctttttcgcacctcagacgcctctctgttctcgcgtgaacccaccggaggccgctgtccaactgaccggatgattgactgccctcctccttccccgaaCCCAACTAATTTTATCGATCGACCCTCCCGCCcgcttgcttccctaaacccaagcaacagtttacaaaaagccatccaaaaaaataaaagccccgattttttttttttctaccgcgttttcggatttcaccacgttctcaccctgtcacgaaactcgttcacttaatttttggcattctgtttttgtcttacctgattgctggaactgctcttccccggactcgaaaccgatcgccatgttcgactcctctctgcatctcgagcctgccaaCGTACACGGTgagacaaacgggttgcagcggggaagccctccacaaggaggtaaggcaagcgcgaaagagaacagcgtcacaccgccccacagcgttcgcttaaaaaaaataaacacggcTGTACGTACCCCttgggacgtattccgctgtctccagaaacgtccgcgggacttcgttttcagaatgagcttgggttggcaaCATCAGTGATGTATCCTGGGGTCACTGGGTGTTTCGGGTCTTTCAACATCAGACATCTTCGCCCAGGTGACCAAGCTGAGGTTGATCAGACCACAGCTTGCATCCCAGTAGCCATCGGATCAGCCCTCTTTATCCAAAGCCATCTTGAGGCTATCTCTGCAGCCTCACAAATGGACTTAATGGCCTTCTTCTTAGCTGCTACTGCTAGGCCTAGTTGGTTGAAGACTTTACAGAATTAACGCCCTGCAAACCCGCTACAGCCCATCTCTATTGGCTCACATTTGGTCTTCCAGCCCCCTTCTCGGCACTTATCTACTAGCTCCTGGTACTTCGAGTATTTCCTTTCATTTGCCTCTTCCATCCGCTCCTCCCAGAGCACTGTTAGTTCAAGCATAATCAACTGTCTTGTTGCCTcagaaatgaaaattatgtcTGATCGGAGTGATGTTGTAACTATGTGCTGTAGGAACAGGTCGACTTGCAACTGCCAGTCAGGGGCTGAGTGGAGAAGGCCCGGCCTTGACATTTGCAGTTGGCAGGGTTCCCCCCCAGCTTTCACATACTCAATCCTTCTTTTCGGGGCAAGGTGGTACCTTCCAAAGATGATGGCATTGCATATGCTTTCTGCCACCACCTTCAGTACTTGGTCATGCCAGGGCCTTTGGACAGCTGCTCAATTGGTGATCCCCTACCAGAGCATAACTGGCATGCTGGAGTCTCAATTTTGCCCCACACATGAAGGTTGGCTGGACTTGGTAGTGTATAGTACACAGCCTAGATGAGGAATGGGATGTGCTGGAAGTCTGTCTACATTATGTTTTTCCAGGTGATCTTACGTTGTAGGCTTGCTCAGACTTCTTCCTGGATTAGCTGGTGTCTCTCCTTTTCTCTGGCCTTGCCCACTAGGGTCTTTGGGGAAAATCCCAAGCCAGCTTTCCCTGTTGCCAGTGTGCCAACCAACTCCTTCTGCCTGATGCATGACTCCGCCACCTCCACTGCTCTCTCCGCCCTCCACCCTGTTCTCACTGTCCTTAATGCCAGCTCCTGACACTTTCTGATCCCTGAAGTCTCTGTACTGCAGGGCTTCTCTTGTGCATGCCACCCTAAATTCTTCAGTGAGTGAATTGAAAGGCAGCTGTAAGATGTTACTGGTCCCATAGAGGGCtgcactgctgagactgcagtgTAAGCCTATCCATCTGCGCAGAAAGCTTGTGATGTTTATATCTTTCTTTAAACCGTACACTTTACAAGAGTATGAACCATCTGATGGGTTTGTGTTACATTAAGCTAATAGGAGAAGCCAAAATAACCAGTTCTGGATATATGTCCAGTTGTGGACTTATGTCGTTGTATAGTCCAAGCATTTTTGTCAGTCTTTTggcatatatattgtttttacatgctctttttcacagtatgttaacTTCTCATACTGAATGTATGCCTAGGACACCTTGATTTAACGAGTGAGCTTGTCTTTTGATAGAAAAATCTCTATTTGTGCAGAAATATCAGAATTAAGAGATGCTGAGCACCTAAAGTGTGACGTCATTCATGCTTTAGACACAGC
This window encodes:
- the LOC141385707 gene encoding LOW QUALITY PROTEIN: uncharacterized protein (The sequence of the model RefSeq protein was modified relative to this genomic sequence to represent the inferred CDS: inserted 4 bases in 2 codons; deleted 1 base in 1 codon; substituted 4 bases at 4 genomic stop codons) — its product is MAVQAMYGLKKDINITSFLRRWIGLHCSLSSAALYGTSNILQLPFNSLTEEFRVACTREALQYRDFRDQKVSGAGIKDVRTGWRAERAVEVAESCIRQKELVGTLATGKAGLGFSPKTLVGKAREKERHQLIQEEVXASLQRKITWKNIMXTDFQHIPFLIXAVYYTLPSPANLHVWGKIETPACQLCSGRGXHQLSSCPKALXHDQVLKVVAESICNAIIFGRYHLAPKRRIEYVKAGGEPCQLQMSRPGLLHSAPDWQLQVDLFLQHIVTTSLRSDIIFISEATRQLIMLELTVLWEERMEEANERKYSKYQELVDKCREGGWKTKCEPIEMGCSGFAGRXFCKVFNQLGLAVAAKKKAIKSICEAAEIASRWLWIKRADPMATGMQAVV